The Narcine bancroftii isolate sNarBan1 chromosome 11, sNarBan1.hap1, whole genome shotgun sequence genome has a window encoding:
- the slc35e3 gene encoding solute carrier family 35 member E3: protein MRGSGRLALGLLVNLTASICIVLANKWIYVEFGFPNMSLTLVHFMVTSLGLWLCQALGVFCPKSLRPGRILLLALSFCGFVVFTNLSLQSNTIGTYQLAKVMTTPAIIGIQSCCYGHTFSPRIKLTLIPITLGVVLNTYFDVQFNFLGILFATLGVLVTSLYQVWVGAKQHELQVNSMQLLYYQAPMSSAILLFVVPFFEPVFEEGGIFGTWSATALIMVFLSGIIAFLVNLSIYWIIGNTSPVTYNMFGHFKFCITLLGGYILFKDPLSINQILGILCTLCGILCYTHFKLSEQEEEKSKLAQRP from the exons ATGCGCGGCAGCGGGCGGCTGGCGCTCGGGCTGCTGGTCAACCTGACGGCCTCCATCTGCATCGTCCTGGCCAACAAGTGGATCTACGTGGAGTTCGGCTTCCCCAACATGAGCCTGACCCTGGTGCACTTCATGGTGACCAGCCTGGGCCTGTGGCTCTGCCAGGCGCTCGGCGTCTTCTGCCCCAAGAGCCTGCGGCCCGGCAGGATCCTGCTGCTGGCGCTCAGTTTCTGCGGCTTCGTCGTCTTCACCAACCTGTCCCTGCAGAGCAACACCATCGGCACCTACCAGCTGGCCAAGGTCATGACCACGCCGGCCATCATCGGCATCCAGAGCTGCTGCTACGGCCACACTTTCTCCCCCAGGATCAAGCTGACTCTG ATCCCTATTACGTTGGGTGTAGTTCTGAACACTTACTTTGATGTCCAGTTTAATTTTCTTGGAATACTTTTTGCAACTCTTGGTGTTTTGGTTACTTCTCTATATCAAGTG TGGGTCGGAGCCAAACAACATGAACTACAGGTGAACTCTATGCAGCTCCTTTACTACCAGGCTCCGATGTCCTCTGCCATTCTTCTGTTTGTCGTTCCCTTTTTTGAACCAGTGTTTGAAGAGGGAGGAATTTTTGGAACATGGTCTGCTACAGCACTG ATAATGGTATTTCTTTCTGGAATAATTGCCTTCCTGGTGAATTTGTCAATTTACTGGATCATTGGGAATACCTCGCCCGTTAC ATATAATATGTTTGGACATTTCAAGTTCTGTATCACCCTTCTTGGAGGATACATTTTGTTTAAAGATCCTCTTTCAATTAATCAAATTCTGGGAATTCTGTGTACATTATGTGGCATTTTATGTTACACCCATTTCAAACTTAGTgaacaagaagaagaaaagagcaaGTTGGCACAAAGGCCATAA